Proteins from a single region of Corynebacterium pseudogenitalium:
- a CDS encoding DUF501 domain-containing protein: MQPTQEDLNIIQEQLGRAPRGVLEISYRTPDGQPAVVKTAPKLDDGTPFPTLYYLTDRRLTAEASRLEGAQVMKWMEARLAEDEDLQKDYRRAHEYFLAKRNEIEDLGTDFSGGGMPDRVKCLHVLIAYALAEGPEHFRFGTEAVALAAEHGNLRGTAIPADWPTLEDLGITLAEAGEHLA, from the coding sequence ATGCAACCGACTCAAGAGGATCTCAATATCATTCAGGAGCAGCTCGGCCGCGCGCCCCGCGGTGTGCTAGAAATTTCCTACCGCACGCCGGACGGCCAGCCTGCGGTGGTCAAGACTGCACCCAAGCTTGACGACGGCACTCCGTTCCCCACGCTCTACTACCTGACGGACCGCCGTCTCACGGCCGAGGCTTCGCGTTTGGAGGGCGCTCAGGTGATGAAGTGGATGGAGGCCCGCCTGGCCGAGGACGAGGACTTGCAGAAGGACTATCGCCGCGCCCACGAGTACTTTTTGGCGAAGCGCAACGAGATTGAGGACTTGGGTACGGACTTCTCCGGCGGCGGTATGCCGGACCGCGTGAAGTGCCTGCACGTGCTGATTGCGTACGCGTTGGCGGAGGGCCCGGAGCACTTCCGGTTCGGTACCGAGGCTGTGGCGCTCGCTGCCGAGCACGGCAACCTGCGTGGCACCGCGATTCCTGCCGACTGGCCGACGCTCGAAGACCTCGGCATCACGCTTGCTGAGGCGGGGGAGCACCTCGCATGA
- a CDS encoding Ppx/GppA phosphatase family protein produces MSQPVTLAAVDCGTNSIRLLITRFDSETNTFEEVCRENIIVRLGQGVDETGAFNPEAIERTRKALATYTERMLAEGVQRVRMVATSATRDASNRDVFFDMTRVLLSRIQPGTQAEVITGEEEAQLSFIGATMDLPNDDGPFCVIDLGGGSTEFVVGNGDTIEGRISTQMGCVRLTERFLRSDPPAPEELRAARDYAREQVQHAAAVVNMAKARAVVGCAGTFTTLSALTQRLPEYDPSRIHLSRLTFDDLRATIAKIQALSVQERKDHPVIHPGRADVIPAGAAVVEEILKAAEDLTGLDSIVISEKDILDGIVASLAN; encoded by the coding sequence ATGAGCCAGCCGGTAACGCTTGCAGCGGTCGACTGCGGCACGAACTCCATCCGCCTCCTGATCACCCGCTTCGACTCCGAGACGAACACGTTCGAGGAAGTCTGCCGCGAGAACATCATCGTGCGCTTGGGGCAGGGCGTGGACGAGACGGGCGCGTTTAACCCGGAGGCGATTGAGCGCACCCGTAAGGCGCTCGCTACCTACACTGAGCGCATGCTCGCCGAGGGCGTCCAGCGCGTGCGCATGGTCGCTACCTCCGCGACCCGCGACGCCTCCAACCGCGACGTCTTCTTCGACATGACCCGCGTGCTGCTCAGTCGGATCCAGCCCGGCACACAGGCTGAGGTGATCACGGGGGAGGAAGAAGCCCAGCTTTCCTTCATCGGCGCCACGATGGACCTTCCCAACGACGACGGCCCCTTCTGCGTCATCGACTTAGGCGGTGGCTCGACCGAGTTCGTAGTAGGCAACGGCGACACCATCGAGGGCCGCATCTCCACCCAGATGGGGTGCGTGCGCCTCACGGAGCGTTTCTTGCGCTCGGACCCGCCAGCGCCCGAGGAGCTGCGCGCGGCCCGCGACTACGCCCGCGAGCAGGTGCAGCATGCGGCAGCGGTGGTCAACATGGCGAAGGCCCGCGCGGTGGTCGGCTGCGCCGGCACCTTTACGACGCTCTCCGCGCTCACCCAGCGCCTTCCCGAGTACGACCCATCCCGCATCCACCTCTCACGCCTCACCTTCGACGACCTACGCGCCACCATCGCGAAGATCCAGGCTCTGAGCGTGCAGGAGCGCAAAGATCACCCGGTGATCCACCCCGGGCGTGCCGACGTCATCCCCGCCGGCGCCGCCGTCGTCGAGGAAATATTAAAAGCCGCCGAGGATCTCACTGGTCTTGACTCGATTGTGATCAGTGAGAAAGACATCCTCGACGGCATCGTGGCCTCGTTGGCTAATTAG
- a CDS encoding ImmA/IrrE family metallo-endopeptidase: protein MGVLRVDIEPSVLDWALRRTGLSDEKLRATFPKVNDWRSGEERPTLNQAKELAKKARIPFGRLLLQAPSGEETDLPDFRTVRNERLDGLSPDLQEVIHSAEARLGWYADYAEEVGIPGPEILRSAQDSTSPVLAARQARIALDLDETSPIAGPEKVTTLTHHMEDTGILVSRNAIVGNSTQRHLSIDEFRGFTLIDGEYCLVFVNTSDAKTAQLFSLAHELGHVALAKAGISDHSDHLRVGRWCNEFAAAFIAPETAVKERYNKKCSLLDNVTSLASVFGISREAMLLRLKDIFLIEQQEFDEVMRLVRVRKEKKATQEGGGGPSFHVLVRSRVGGRFFETITFAAKSGQIPERDAARLLGAASYKSFENLVKKSDWASREAEYLGSKFQLIGD, encoded by the coding sequence ATGGGGGTTCTGCGTGTTGATATCGAACCGTCTGTGCTGGACTGGGCGCTGCGACGTACAGGACTCAGTGACGAAAAGCTCCGTGCCACGTTTCCCAAGGTAAACGATTGGCGCTCAGGGGAGGAGCGTCCGACGCTCAACCAAGCGAAGGAACTAGCGAAGAAGGCACGAATCCCATTTGGAAGGCTCCTTCTTCAGGCGCCTTCTGGCGAAGAGACTGATTTACCTGATTTTCGTACTGTCAGAAATGAGCGTCTCGATGGGTTGAGTCCTGACCTGCAGGAAGTTATTCACTCCGCCGAGGCGCGCTTGGGGTGGTACGCGGATTACGCAGAGGAAGTTGGAATTCCCGGTCCTGAAATTCTGCGCTCTGCCCAAGATTCCACCAGTCCCGTCCTGGCCGCTCGCCAGGCTCGCATCGCTCTGGATCTTGATGAGACTTCTCCTATTGCTGGGCCAGAAAAAGTTACGACACTAACGCACCACATGGAAGATACAGGGATTCTAGTATCCCGGAATGCCATTGTTGGAAACTCTACTCAACGTCATCTGAGTATTGATGAGTTCCGTGGATTCACCCTGATTGATGGGGAATACTGCCTGGTGTTTGTGAATACAAGTGACGCTAAAACTGCGCAGCTCTTCAGTCTCGCCCACGAGTTGGGTCATGTTGCTTTGGCGAAGGCTGGTATTTCTGACCACAGCGACCACCTGCGGGTAGGGCGCTGGTGTAACGAGTTTGCAGCGGCATTCATCGCCCCAGAGACTGCAGTGAAGGAACGGTACAACAAGAAGTGTTCTTTGCTCGACAACGTCACGTCTCTGGCAAGCGTGTTTGGCATCAGTAGGGAAGCGATGCTGTTGCGCTTGAAAGATATTTTCCTGATCGAGCAACAAGAGTTCGACGAAGTTATGCGATTGGTCCGTGTCAGGAAAGAAAAGAAAGCCACACAAGAGGGCGGCGGCGGTCCTTCGTTCCATGTTCTCGTTCGGTCTCGAGTCGGCGGACGATTCTTTGAGACGATCACCTTTGCCGCAAAGTCCGGACAAATTCCTGAGAGAGATGCTGCGCGGCTTCTTGGTGCTGCCTCGTATAAGTCCTTTGAGAACTTGGTGAAGAAAAGCGATTGGGCTAGCAGGGAGGCAGAGTACTTAGGAAGCAAATTTCAGCTGATCGGGGATTAG
- a CDS encoding DUF3644 domain-containing protein, which produces MCIDEGNEQTITRLLDKSEEAFVLAVELYNRPSLKYGAESCSILLCNAWELMLKAHMIRKWGIDSIYFKDDPSRTLALSDCLKRVFTNEKDPLRVNMKNVMEFRNTNTHFITDEYDLFYGPFLQSCVENYADKLWELHNRSVSELIPDNRLALAMRRGAIVPDVIRTKYDAAVAQELLARRKDVADAIGAEGNQRIAATYETSLRLVKKKNDADLNVYIQNGSEHGIAIVKDVKDAVSFYPYTAGNATKKIDSLLKKRGITFCFNGSVKEKFTTYAFQLFTKAYEMKGDERFSYDRKTAGEKTSNWIYSEAAVEFIAHQVEKDPGHCLDQLRRKINTK; this is translated from the coding sequence ATGTGTATCGATGAAGGAAACGAGCAGACAATTACCCGCTTGCTGGATAAGAGTGAGGAGGCGTTTGTTCTTGCTGTCGAACTGTACAATCGACCGAGCTTAAAATACGGTGCGGAAAGTTGTTCGATTTTGTTGTGCAATGCTTGGGAGCTGATGCTGAAAGCTCACATGATCAGAAAGTGGGGCATTGATTCAATTTACTTCAAAGATGATCCTAGTAGGACTCTTGCTCTTTCCGATTGTTTGAAGAGGGTTTTTACGAATGAGAAGGATCCTCTTCGGGTAAACATGAAGAATGTGATGGAGTTTCGTAATACGAACACGCACTTCATTACAGACGAGTACGACTTGTTTTATGGGCCCTTCTTGCAGTCGTGCGTGGAAAACTATGCGGACAAGCTTTGGGAATTGCATAACCGTTCGGTAAGCGAGCTCATCCCAGACAATCGGTTGGCCTTGGCAATGAGAAGAGGTGCAATCGTTCCTGACGTTATTCGGACAAAGTATGACGCTGCAGTTGCGCAGGAACTACTTGCCCGGCGGAAAGATGTTGCGGATGCTATCGGGGCTGAAGGAAATCAGAGGATCGCGGCGACTTACGAGACCTCGTTGAGGCTGGTTAAAAAGAAGAATGATGCAGATTTGAATGTTTACATTCAAAACGGATCGGAGCATGGCATCGCCATCGTCAAGGATGTGAAAGATGCCGTTAGCTTTTATCCTTATACTGCTGGTAACGCGACTAAAAAGATCGATTCTTTGTTAAAGAAAAGAGGCATTACTTTTTGCTTCAATGGTTCAGTGAAAGAGAAGTTTACTACGTATGCTTTCCAGCTCTTTACCAAAGCGTACGAGATGAAAGGCGATGAGCGCTTCTCCTACGACCGTAAGACTGCGGGAGAGAAAACGAGCAATTGGATATATTCCGAGGCAGCAGTCGAATTTATCGCGCATCAAGTTGAAAAAGACCCTGGTCACTGTCTTGATCAGTTAAGAAGGAAAATTAATACAAAATAA